The DNA region GCGGACGATGAGCTGGGTGACCCGCTACCGGGAGCGCTGCGTCAGCGCCGAGGAGGCGGTCCGCGTGGTGAAGAGCGGGGACACGGTGCATATCCACCCGGGTTGCGCCATCCCCACACGGCTCGTCAACGCCATGTCGGCCCGCTGGCAGGAATTGGAGAATGTTGAGATCCTGCACATTCTCACCTTCAATCCGGCGCCCTATGTGGCGCCCGAGATGAAGGGGCACTTCCACCACACGGCGCTCTTCACCGGCGCCAATGTGCGGGAGGCGGTCAACGAGGGGCGAGCCGACTACGTGCCCGTCTTCCTCTCCGAGATTCCCGCCCTTTTCCGCAACGAGTATCCCATCGACGTCTCCATCATCCACGTCTCGCCGCCCGATGAGCACGGCTTCTGCAGCTACGGGATCGGCGACGAGGTGACCAAGCCCGCCACCGAGGCGGCCCGCATCGTCATCGCCCAGGTCAACCCGCGCATGCCCCGGGTCCATGGCGACAACTTCATCCATGTCAGCAAGATCAAGGCCTTCGTCGAGGTGGACGATCCCCTTGTGGAGATCGTGCAGGGTACGGTCAGCGAACGCAACAAGGCCATCGGGCGCAACGTGGCCGGCCTGATCGAGGACGGGTCCACCTTGCAGATGGGCATCGGCGGCATTCCCGACGCCGTCCTGCTCTACCTGGAGGACAAGCGCGATCTGGGCATCCACACCGAGATGTTTTCGGACGGGGTGGTCAAGCTGGTGGAGGAGGGGGTCATCACCAATGACCGCAAGACCTTCCACCCGGGCAAAATGGTCGCCAGCTTCTGCATGGGCACCAAGCGACTCTATGATTTCGTGGCGGACAACCCGCTGATCGAGTTCCATCCCAGCCATTACGTCAACGACCCCTTCAACGTGGCCAGGAACGAACGGATGGTGGCGATCAACAGCGCCATCTCAGTGGATCTGACCGGCCAGGTGAACAGCGACTCCATCGGCACCCGCATCTATAGCGGTTTCGGCGGACAGGTGGACTTCATCCGCGGCGCCGCTCGCTCCGCCGGCGGCAAGCCGATCATCGCCCTGCCGGCCACGGCCAAGTCGGACACGCAGAGCCGCATCGTGCCCACGCTGGCCCCGGGTGCCGGCGTCGTCACGTCCCGGGCCGATGTCCACTACATCGTCACGGAGTTCGGTGTGGCCTATTTGCACGGCAAGAGCATCCGCCAGCGGACGCGAGCCCTCATCGACATCGCCGCACCCGCTTTCCGCGAGGAACTGGAGCGCCAGGCCCGGGAGCTCAAGTACCTGTAGCTGGCCCGTCAAGCCGCAGACCCGAGCAGGGGCCGTCTCTGGGCGGCCCTTTTCCCGTCCATGCCGTCGATCGATCCTTGAGACGCCCCGCCGCCCTTATCCATGAATGATTTTCAATTTCATCAAGACAGGTGACAGGGCACACACCTGTTCAGCCCTTGACATTCAACCTTGGGGCCATCAGCCGGCAGCCGGTTGCGGCTCCTGTCATCCTTCCTCCTTCAGCGCCGCTCCGGTGACCGCCGGACACACACAGCAAGGAGATCATCATGAACAGCGTGGCGTGGGCGATCTTGGCGCCGTGGCAGCGGCGCGCATTGGCTGGCGCGACGGTCTGGCTGGTTCTGTGGCCCCTGGCTCTGGCCCATGGCCAGTGTCCACCGGTCATGCCGCCGCCCAACGCGATTTACGAACTGGAACCCAACAACACTCCACCCCAGGCCCAGCCCTGGCCCTTCCCACAGCCGGTCTACGGCGAACAAACGACCGTGGGCGATCCGGACTGCTTCCTGCTGCTCGGCGTGCCGCCGGATCAGGCGGTCCGTTTCCTGGTCGTGCCCGACACCTTCAATCCCCGCCTGCGCTTGTGGGGTATGACCGCCGGCATCTGGACCATGCTGCTGGAGGCGGACGAGGCCGGCTATTGCGAAGCCGAGCAAGTCGTCTACGGCGGCTGGGATCCCTGCCAGGTTGCCGTGCCGGTGGAGCAGCTGGTCTTGCAGGTGGTGCGCAGCCCCCTGCAGCCTCCCACGAACGGCTCCTACCTGGCCACGGCGGAGCTGGTGTCCAGCAACATCCCACCGGGCGACTGCTGCGCCTATCCCATCGTGGTGGGCGGCTTTCCCTACACGGACACGCAGACCACTTCCGCCTCCTACCGCGACATGGGATTCAACAGCTCGGCGGACGTCTGGTACCGGCTGGAGCTGGCCCAGGGCGGCATCCTGCGGGCAGAGACCTGCGCGGCGGCCACCACCTTCGACACCATGCTCTGGCTGGTGGGCGATGATTGCCAGACGGTCCTCCACTCCAACGACAACAGCCTCGTCTGTGGTCCCCTTTCCACCAAGAGCCACCTGGCCTGGACCCTGTTGGCCGGCACCTACTATGTGGTGGTGGAGGGCAACGGCGCGGCGACGGGAACCTACCAGCTGGACCTGACCCTGGCCACCTGCAACCAGGTGGTGCCCGGCCCGGGCGCCCTCCTCGAGCTGGAGCCCAACGACGAGTGGATGATGGCCCAGCCCTGGCCGGCCAGCATGCAGCTCTTCGGCGAGCAGACCTTGATGGGCGACGCGGACTGGTTCCGGCTGGAGAGCGCGGGCGTGCATGGCGAGTACTCGGTCACGATCCAGCCCGACACCTTCGACCCGGTGGTGACGGCCTACGTGCTCACGGACCTGGGCGTCGTGCCGGTGGCCACGGCCAACAGCGGCGGCTTCTGCGAGAGCGAGCAACTCACCTTCTTCGTCGATCCCTGCGCCCCCATCCACATCGTGGGCGGCCCCTACGTCGCGGTCACGCAGAACGAGGTGGGCATGCCCATGCACGGCCACTACGCCGGCTCGTTCAGCGTTGGCCCGAACCCGATCCCGGCGGGCGACTGCTGCCAGTATCCGATCAGCGTGGGAGCCTTTCCGTACACCGACACGCAGGCCACTACCTCCGGCTTCCGCGACCAGGGCTTCAACGCCAGCGCCGACGTCTGGTACCGCCTGGATCTGGACCAGGGCGGCGTGCTCACGGCCCAGACCTGCGCCGCGGCCACCACCTTCGACACCATGCTGCGCGTCCTGGATGACGACTGCCAGACGGTGCTGGATTCCAACAACGACAGCAACATTTGCGGCCTGGGCTCGTCGAGGAGCTGGCTGAGCAAGGCGCTGGCGGCAGGCACTTGCTATGTGATGGTGGAGGGCAACGGCAACGCCACGGGCACCTTCCAGCTTGATCTGAGCTTCCTTGGCTGCAACGCCGTCGTGCCCGGACCCGGCGCCCTGTGGGAGTTGGAGCCCAACGACGAGCCCGAGATGGCCATGCCCTGGCCCCCTGAGCTGCAGCTCTACGGAGAGCAGACGAGCGCCGGCGACCCCGATTTCTTCCACCTGATTCTGCCGAACCTGCTGGACGGCTTCGAGCTGATGATTGAAGCGGACACCTTCGATCCCGTGGTGCGCGTCCATGCCCTCACGGAGGACGGCTTGTTCCTCATGGCCGTGGCGGACAATGGCGGTTTCTGCCAAAGCGAAGCGGTGGCCGTGGCGCCCTGGGATCCCTGTCTCAACCTGGTTCCCCTCCTGGGATGGGTGGTGGAAGTGTCGCCCTCCTCCCAGAGTCCGCTCAGCGACGGACACTATCTGGGAACGGCGACGGTGATTCCTTCGACCGTCGCGGCCGGCGACTGCTGCGCCTACCCCATCCCCGTGGGCAGCCTGCCCTACAGCGACACGCAGACCACGTCCACGGGCTTCCGCGACATGGGCTTCGGCGCCTCCCCTGACGTCTGGTACGAATTGTCCCTGAGCCAGGGCGGCGTGCTCACGGCGCATAGCTGCGGCGGCAGCAGCAATTTTGACACGATGCTGCGCCTGCTGGACGACGACTGCGCCACCGTGATCGCCTCCAACGACAATTCCCTCATGTGTGGCAGCGGCTCCGCGCAGAGCTGGCTCAGCGCCTGCGTCAGCGCCGGCACCTACTACGTGATGGTCGAGGGCGGCGGCAACGCCAGTGGCACCTTCACCTTGAATCTTGCCCTGCGACCGGGCGCCGCCCAAGCCCGGCTCATCGCCGGGGAATGGGGCGCCGACGCCGAGGAGTGGCACCAGCGCTTCACCGACGAGACCAGCCACCTCTGGCTCTTGCCCGACGATCCCTGCCGCAGCATCCAGCAGGTGCTTTTCCGCGGGACGTCGGAGAGTGGCGCCTGGGTCGTGCTGGGCGTCGACACGGACGGCTGGGAGCCGCCCATGGCCACGGAGCGAGTGCCCCAGCCGGACGGCGACGGCTGGTTCTGCGACTTCGACCCGGGCCTGCTGCGCCTGGAGCCGGGGCTCATCCACTTCGCGGCGGACCTCACACTGGAGGATGGTTCGTTGGTCACGGTGGAGACGACCAGCTGGTACGCGCCCAACCTGAGCGCGGACTGGCTCTCCCTGGAGCTGGAACGGGAGATCACCCTGCATGGCGGCATCCTGACCGTCTACCCGCAGCCGGACAACCAGGATTTGACCCTCTCGTGGAAACTGGGGGAGAAGGTGCCCCAATGGAGCCGTGAGGTGCCGCCGGAGTGGCAGCGCCCGGTCTCCGACACCCATTGCACCCCCACGGCGGCGGCCGCCTGCCTGGAATGGCTGGACGCCACCTACGGCACCAACGTCACCGGCGGCTTGTCGGGTGACGAACTGATCACGGGTCTGGGCAACGCCATGGACACCAACGTGGGCGGCTCCGGCACGACCGGTTCCGGCCTGCGGGAGGGCTTGCAGGACTGGATTGGCGACAACGGTGGCGGCTACACGGTCCACACCGATCTCCACGGCGACACGGATGGCATGCAGGAGCAGGGGGAGTCCCAGAATCAGGATGTCATCGCGACGCTCCAGTGGGCGGGCGGCGGCTCCCACAGTGTGACGCTCAGCTCCTTCAACAACGTGCCCAATGAGGATGGCACCCACACGGTGGACTTCATGGACCCGTGGACCGGCAGCACCCAGGAGGGGAGTTTCAACCCGGACACGGGCGCCTTCAGCGGCTATGGCAGCGGCAGCGATTCCGGAGCCCTGGGCAGCGTCACCTACGTCTGCCCCGTGGAGCAGGAGCCGGGCGGCGGAGGCAGCGGCGAGGGCGGCAGCGGCATGGGTCCACTTGTACCTGGCGGCTTGGGCATTCCCGTCCAGCCGGGCTGGTGGTGGCTCAAGCTGACCTTCATCGACTCCTTCGGCATGGCCGCGGAGCGCTTCCATCTGGTGCGGAGCCTGGCGCCCGGGGAGCCGCTCGTGAGCATCGAGCTGCTGCCGGAGAGCAACCAGGTGCGCTTGAGCTGGGATCCCGTGGACGACGCCACTGGCTATCGCATCTACCGGCACGTGGACAGCTTCTTCGACGTCTTCACCATGGATCCGTGGCTGGAGACGGACCAGACGGAGGCCTTCGACGCCACGGGTCCGGCCGGCACCCGCTGGTGCTACAGGGTGACGGCGGTCTACCCCCGCTAGGCTTCCGCCAGAACGATGGAATGGGGCCGGATCCCGCGCGGGCAGGGTCCGGCTCCCTGCTCTTGCCAGGTCAGAAGGAAGCGTAGACCCCGGTGCGTCCCTTGCGCTTGTCCCATTTGAGGTCTTCAAGCAGGTCGCTTTTCACCCGGATGAGCAGGTGGTAGGAGGAGCGGCGCGGATCCCAGGTGAAGTGCCCCTCCCAGCAGTGCATGTCGCGATAGACGTTGATGCTCTGCGAGGAGAAGCTGCGCGCCTCGAGGTCGTAGTGCAGGCCGCTGGACACCTTCCAGTGCCGGGCCAGATTGAGGCTGCCGCGCAGGTTGACGAGGCTGCGCTTGCTGGGATGGAGGGGGTTGCTCTTGTCCAGGCTCCAGGACCAGGTGGTGCTGAGGTCCCAGGGAATGCCGAGATCGGCGCTGCCGAAACGCGGCGAGAAACGGTTCTCCTCGTCGTCCGCCGGCACCGGCTCCGCCGCGGCGCGGCTCCGGCCCCCGCTGAAACGCGTGCTGACCGTGACGCTGGTGGAGGCCAGGCGGGGCAGGCGCCCATCCTGCCAGGCATAGCGGGCGATGCGCTGACCGGTGGCGGGATTCACCTGGTAGGGGCTGTGCACCGTGCTCATCTGCAGGTTGAGGCTGCCCAGGGGGCCCAGGCGCAGGCCGGCCGCCTGGAGCGGGTCCAGGGACCAGTTGCTGCTGATGTTGGACAGCTTCATGCTGTCCAGCATGAAGTCATAGGACGTGGAGGTGGTCAGGCGCAGCAGGTCGCTCTTGACGGAACGGGGCGGGGGACGCCTTCCGCCTCCCGCCGGCGGGGAGCCTCCGCCCCCCAGGCTGTCATCGGCGGCGGGCTGGCGCGTGGTCCATTTGCTCTGCCAGAGCTGGCCCAGGGACATGTTGAGGGCCAGGCTCTCGCGCGAGGGCGTGGCGCCATAGATGGAGCTGCGGAAGCGGTCGAGCCGCAGGAGCAGGCTGTCGCCCTGGCGCGCCTCTTTCACGTAGCCCCAGCCGGAGGTCGAGAAATCCGGCGTCCAGGTGGCGGAGAGGGAGGGGCTGACCACATGGCGCAGGGCCTCCAGACCCCCCAGGCGCGGATAGACGATGCCGTAGAACTGGGTGGAGGCGGAGAGGCTCGTGTTGAAGGTCTGGCGCGCCGCGAAGCCGGAGCGGACCCGCGCATCAAGGGCGCCGTCGGGCCGCCGCGTCCATTCACTCGTCTCGTCCACCCAGACGGAAGTGGCGTTGATGGAAGGAGTAAGGGCCAGGGCGCCCACCTTGCCGGGCACGGAGAATCCCAGGTTGTGGCGCGCCCCGCGCTGGCTCCGCGCCTGCCAGAGATCCAGGCCGTCCATCTCGTAACGGTTCTCCGCCCGGCTGGACAGCTTCAGGGTGGAACCGGCCAACCAGTCTCCCACCCCCGCCGCCGCTCCCGCTCCCGCTCCTGACGCGGAGGCCGTGCCGCGGGCGCCCCGCGAGCGGTCCGAAGCCAGCGAGCGCAGCGGAGTCCAGGTGGGGAAGCTCAGGTCCAGCACAGGCAGGCTGCCGCTGGTGATGCCTGTCTCCAGGTTCTGGTTGCCCGAGCCGTTCAAGGTCCAGCGCACCCCCTGGTCGGGAAAGAGACCGGAGAGACTGAGGTTGCTGGAAAGATTCTGGGTGAGGCGGATCTCCTGGTTGTCGCTGGTCTCCTGGTAGTATTGCTTGCTGGAGGCCAGCGCCACCTTGGAGCGAAGGCTGATGTAGGGCGTCAGCGCCTGGTCGTGGGACCAGCGCAGGTCCCAGCCCTCCCGCGAACTGGTGCGGGCCACGTTGTAGCTGCCCGACAGGCTGCCCCGGTCGGCCGCACGCCACTTGTAGCGCGTGATGCTCTCGAAGAGCCAGTCGGGACCCAGTTCGGCGTAGCTGAGCCGGAGCTGCGTGTCCCAGGTGTCGGCGGCGGCCCAGTACCAGCCCAGATGGTCCAGCTTGCGCCCCTGTTGTTCGGTCTGGCCGTAGCTGGGGAGGATCAGTCCGCTGGCGCGGCCCCGCTTCAGGCTGAAGAGGGCGACCGGCGAATAGAGGGTGGGGACCTGGCCGAAGTGCAGGGTCACGTCGCTGGCGAAGACACGGTCGCGCATCAACATCTTGAGCCGGCGAGCCTCGAAGTGGAAGTGGGGGCAATCCTCGTCGCAGGTGGTGAAGACGGCGTCGGACACGTGCATCTCGCGCGTGGCGACACGCTTGATGCGGGTGCCGCCGTAGAGGCTGAGATCCTCCGCCGCCCGCCCGTCCCGGATGAATCCCTGCCGCGTGTTGATGTCGAGGGACATCCACCGCCCGTAAAGGACCTGGTTGCCGTCGCTGAAGACCGGCCAGGGCAGGCGGGCGTCCAGGGCCAGGGAGTCCGGCCGCTCCGGCGGACGGGGCGCCACCCCCGTCCGGGCGTCCGCCCGTCCCGCCAGGCGTTGCCCTCCGCCCAGTCCCAGGTTGCCACCACAGCCTTCGGCCAGCGCTTCGTCGCCGGTGGACCAGGCCTCCACCCGGTCACGCTCCCAATCCACCAGGATCTCGGGGCTTTCCAGGGTCATGCCCAGGAAGGAGAGGCGGGATGAGCCGCTGAGCAGGGTGCGGCGACTTTGCACCTCCATGAAGAGGCTGTCCGCCGTGTAGGTGACGATGGAATCACGGGCCGGCGAGTAACCGCTGCCGACCAGGTAGTCGGCCGGGTTGAAGCTGGCCGCCCCGGCCGCGGGGGCCAGACCCGCGCTCAGCAGGAGAAGGCCCCACGCCGGCAGAACCGATCTCGTGGCAGCACGCTGCGATGGAGGCTGGCTGATCATCAGCAGGGACAGTCCGGCAGGTCGGCCGGCGGGCCATGACCGGTCGTCGGGGGGAGGGCTTCAGCATCTGATGGGCGGCGCAGAGCCCGCCACGCCTCCCCGGCCAGCACCAGGGACAGGGCAAGAAGGAGGAGGGCCATCAGGGCAAGCAGCCAGTACCCGCGCAGGGCGTTCTGCCAAAGCAGCTGGGCCAGGGCCGTGATGGTCACGGCGAACATGAAGAACATGGGGAGGCGTACATGCCAGGCCCGATCCCGCCCCTGGCTGCGGCGCGACAGCCAGACGGTCACGGCCAGCAGCGCCAAGGTGGCCAGCAGTTGGTTGGCGGCCCCGAAAATGGGCCAGATCGCCTTGCCGACGTTGGAGACGAGCAGCAGCGCACCCGCCCCCACCGTCACGAGAGTGGCGATGTGGCGGCCACGCAGCCAGGCGGCTGTCGGCCAGGCCGCCTCCGCCAATTCCTGAAACAGGTAGCGGGCGATGCGCGTGGCCGTGTCCAGGCTGGTCAAGGCGAAAGCGGAGACAGCCAGGCTGACAAAGATGCGTCCGCTTGATTCCGGCAGGCCGAGCACGGCCATGATGGAGGCCAGGCCGGCCGCGAAGCGGGAGATGGCTTCGCCCGTCGTCATTCCTTGCAGGTCTGCCACCCCCAGGGTGGCACCCACCACGATGAGGGCCACCACCGCCAGCAGGCACTCGATGAGCATGGCGCCGATGGCCACCGGGCGGGCGTCCGATTCCCGACTCAACTGCCGGGCCGTCGTGCCCGACGAGACCAGGCTGTGGAAACCGCTGATGGCGCCGCACGCCACTGTCACAAAGAGAATGGGGAAGAGGGTGCCGAGCTGGGGGTCGTGGAAACCCACGAAGACGGGCACCTTCAGGATCGGGTCGGCGACCAGGATCCCGGCCAGCCCGCC from bacterium includes:
- a CDS encoding putative LPS assembly protein LptD translates to MISQPPSQRAATRSVLPAWGLLLLSAGLAPAAGAASFNPADYLVGSGYSPARDSIVTYTADSLFMEVQSRRTLLSGSSRLSFLGMTLESPEILVDWERDRVEAWSTGDEALAEGCGGNLGLGGGQRLAGRADARTGVAPRPPERPDSLALDARLPWPVFSDGNQVLYGRWMSLDINTRQGFIRDGRAAEDLSLYGGTRIKRVATREMHVSDAVFTTCDEDCPHFHFEARRLKMLMRDRVFASDVTLHFGQVPTLYSPVALFSLKRGRASGLILPSYGQTEQQGRKLDHLGWYWAAADTWDTQLRLSYAELGPDWLFESITRYKWRAADRGSLSGSYNVARTSSREGWDLRWSHDQALTPYISLRSKVALASSKQYYQETSDNQEIRLTQNLSSNLSLSGLFPDQGVRWTLNGSGNQNLETGITSGSLPVLDLSFPTWTPLRSLASDRSRGARGTASASGAGAGAAAGVGDWLAGSTLKLSSRAENRYEMDGLDLWQARSQRGARHNLGFSVPGKVGALALTPSINATSVWVDETSEWTRRPDGALDARVRSGFAARQTFNTSLSASTQFYGIVYPRLGGLEALRHVVSPSLSATWTPDFSTSGWGYVKEARQGDSLLLRLDRFRSSIYGATPSRESLALNMSLGQLWQSKWTTRQPAADDSLGGGGSPPAGGGRRPPPRSVKSDLLRLTTSTSYDFMLDSMKLSNISSNWSLDPLQAAGLRLGPLGSLNLQMSTVHSPYQVNPATGQRIARYAWQDGRLPRLASTSVTVSTRFSGGRSRAAAEPVPADDEENRFSPRFGSADLGIPWDLSTTWSWSLDKSNPLHPSKRSLVNLRGSLNLARHWKVSSGLHYDLEARSFSSQSINVYRDMHCWEGHFTWDPRRSSYHLLIRVKSDLLEDLKWDKRKGRTGVYASF
- a CDS encoding acetyl-CoA hydrolase/transferase C-terminal domain-containing protein gives rise to the protein MSWVTRYRERCVSAEEAVRVVKSGDTVHIHPGCAIPTRLVNAMSARWQELENVEILHILTFNPAPYVAPEMKGHFHHTALFTGANVREAVNEGRADYVPVFLSEIPALFRNEYPIDVSIIHVSPPDEHGFCSYGIGDEVTKPATEAARIVIAQVNPRMPRVHGDNFIHVSKIKAFVEVDDPLVEIVQGTVSERNKAIGRNVAGLIEDGSTLQMGIGGIPDAVLLYLEDKRDLGIHTEMFSDGVVKLVEEGVITNDRKTFHPGKMVASFCMGTKRLYDFVADNPLIEFHPSHYVNDPFNVARNERMVAINSAISVDLTGQVNSDSIGTRIYSGFGGQVDFIRGAARSAGGKPIIALPATAKSDTQSRIVPTLAPGAGVVTSRADVHYIVTEFGVAYLHGKSIRQRTRALIDIAAPAFREELERQARELKYL
- a CDS encoding carbon starvation CstA family protein; the protein is MSGRLLMVVSVLLLGAAYLIQGRRLSRRYQLNDAEPTPALARGDGVDFVPARAPVLFGHHFASIAGAGPIVGPVLAAGFGWLPVWLWVILGGILLGVVHDFSSLVASLRHRGDTIGRVVERHIGARGRLLFLLFSWLALLLVVAVFTILVGGTFTAEPAAATSSIGFLLLAIVFGFFLRRGLPLALLTLIALPFICLTLWAGLAWPMDLRPVLGPGGSLFAWQGLILLYVYLASVTPVHLLLQPRDYLNSFLLYALMAGGLAGILVADPILKVPVFVGFHDPQLGTLFPILFVTVACGAISGFHSLVSSGTTARQLSRESDARPVAIGAMLIECLLAVVALIVVGATLGVADLQGMTTGEAISRFAAGLASIMAVLGLPESSGRIFVSLAVSAFALTSLDTATRIARYLFQELAEAAWPTAAWLRGRHIATLVTVGAGALLLVSNVGKAIWPIFGAANQLLATLALLAVTVWLSRRSQGRDRAWHVRLPMFFMFAVTITALAQLLWQNALRGYWLLALMALLLLALSLVLAGEAWRALRRPSDAEALPPTTGHGPPADLPDCPC